A window of Mesomycoplasma lagogenitalium contains these coding sequences:
- a CDS encoding S1 RNA-binding domain-containing protein, protein MKNGDIVTGKVKSINKNYFWVDLPNDYQGVVFIQEVSDYYIKNLSEMFVLGDEIKLKVLSVSHRNKKASLSFKAIRPKYLKIPFTYKINETKNGFENLFQHAKKEVEKWRK, encoded by the coding sequence ATGAAAAACGGTGATATAGTAACAGGAAAAGTTAAAAGTATTAATAAAAATTACTTTTGAGTTGATTTGCCCAATGATTATCAAGGGGTTGTTTTTATACAAGAAGTTAGTGATTATTATATAAAAAATTTAAGTGAAATGTTCGTTTTAGGTGATGAAATAAAATTAAAAGTTTTAAGTGTGAGTCACAGAAATAAAAAAGCATCTCTTTCATTTAAAGCAATAAGACCTAAATATTTAAAAATTCCTTTTACATATAAGATAAACGAAACAAAAAATGGATTTGAAAACTTATTTCAACATGCAAAAAAAGAGGTGGAAAAATGAAGAAAATAA
- a CDS encoding DUF4231 domain-containing protein — protein sequence MKDNSQEILKAEKTIKELKKKYFISKSVFLAVSIFLILASAFNGLLSAYAIVKNNQIIPLWIFVSIAFINAIIAFLLAISALCNFDKKKDANKEKIMFLIQKEKELKENPKLVDRDKLINDLATIDLDE from the coding sequence GTGAAAGATAATTCTCAAGAAATTTTAAAAGCAGAAAAAACAATTAAAGAATTAAAGAAAAAATATTTTATATCTAAATCCGTATTTTTAGCGGTTAGTATTTTTTTAATTTTAGCGAGCGCATTTAATGGACTTTTATCGGCTTATGCAATTGTTAAAAATAATCAAATTATTCCGCTTTGAATTTTCGTTTCAATCGCTTTTATTAATGCAATTATCGCCTTTTTATTGGCGATTTCAGCATTATGTAATTTCGATAAGAAAAAAGATGCTAACAAAGAAAAAATAATGTTTTTAATTCAAAAGGAAAAAGAATTAAAGGAAAATCCTAAACTAGTAGATAGAGATAAATTAATTAACGATTTAGCCACAATTGACTTAGATGAATAA
- a CDS encoding glucose-6-phosphate isomerase, translated as MKKIILNLENAISEKEIQKYQEKVSKINESMNNFTSEGSDFLGWKDLPENSNWKEIEQMKKSAKILHDKNIETLVVIGIGGSYLGAKAAIDFVHGQYPGKERKMEIVFAGTSISSTSLAQLLNYVKNKKFAINVISKSGTTTEPAIAFRFFKNLLEEKVGAKEANELIFATTDAKRGTLFEFATTKKYQKFVISDDIGGRFSVLSPVGLFPLICAGINVDDLLEGAKEANKIYKDNSLETNDAYKYAVTRFVLGKKYSTEMLVSYEPNFSFFNEWWKQLYGESEGKEGKGLLPTSAVFSTDLHSLGQFIQEGSKILFETVMTVKNPKYDLTITEDVENLDKLNYLANKTVHYVNDAAFKATTDAHVKEGKVPNIHLLLDDFSEKTLGWLIMFFERACAISAYLLEINPFNQPGVEVYKKNMFKILGKN; from the coding sequence ATGAAGAAAATAATTTTAAATTTAGAAAATGCAATTTCTGAAAAAGAAATTCAAAAATATCAAGAAAAAGTTTCAAAAATTAACGAATCTATGAACAATTTTACTAGTGAAGGTTCCGATTTTTTAGGATGAAAAGATTTACCTGAAAATAGTAATTGAAAAGAAATTGAGCAAATGAAAAAATCTGCAAAAATTTTACATGATAAAAATATTGAAACTTTAGTTGTTATCGGAATTGGTGGCTCTTATTTGGGTGCTAAAGCAGCAATTGATTTTGTTCATGGTCAATATCCTGGAAAAGAAAGAAAAATGGAAATTGTTTTTGCAGGAACATCAATTAGTTCAACATCATTAGCACAATTATTAAATTATGTAAAAAATAAAAAATTTGCAATAAATGTTATTTCCAAATCTGGAACAACAACCGAGCCAGCAATTGCCTTTAGGTTTTTTAAAAACTTATTAGAAGAAAAAGTAGGAGCAAAAGAAGCTAATGAATTAATTTTTGCAACAACAGATGCTAAAAGAGGTACATTATTTGAATTTGCAACAACAAAAAAATACCAAAAATTTGTTATTTCTGATGATATTGGAGGAAGATTTAGCGTTTTATCTCCTGTCGGTCTTTTTCCGCTCATTTGTGCAGGAATTAATGTAGACGATTTATTAGAAGGAGCAAAAGAAGCTAATAAAATTTATAAAGACAATTCGCTAGAAACAAATGACGCTTATAAATATGCTGTAACAAGATTTGTATTAGGTAAAAAATATAGCACAGAAATGCTAGTTTCTTATGAACCAAATTTTTCATTTTTTAACGAATGATGAAAACAATTGTACGGTGAAAGCGAAGGAAAAGAAGGAAAAGGTTTATTACCAACATCCGCTGTTTTTTCAACCGATTTACACTCATTAGGTCAATTTATTCAAGAGGGATCGAAAATTTTATTTGAAACAGTAATGACTGTTAAAAATCCTAAATATGATTTAACAATTACTGAAGATGTAGAAAATTTAGATAAATTAAATTATTTAGCAAATAAAACTGTTCATTATGTAAATGATGCTGCATTTAAAGCAACAACAGATGCCCATGTTAAAGAAGGGAAAGTTCCTAATATTCACTTACTTTTAGATGACTTTAGCGAAAAAACTTTAGGTTGATTAATAATGTTTTTCGAAAGAGCATGTGCCATTTCTGCA